Proteins from a single region of Streptomyces sp. Tu 3180:
- a CDS encoding SpoIIE family protein phosphatase, translating into MNFTRWSARLPGTQRRAAARTEHTVSPDRRGEGSVPAARAERPTDDTRPVPAVDELRVREVLDHVPSLVALVHGPDHRIAYVNDAYRTAFGDRPVDAPAREALPELGELGLLPLLDQVLRSGKPRTVKSRKAPDGRSYTFTCTPVTGGGDGGRGVLVFATDVTDHAEAAARLRASERRQRETAVTLQRSLLPQELEEPDDLRVAATYHPGGTEAAVGGDWYDVITLGGGRTALVIGDVMGRGVRAAAVMGQLRTAVRAYARLDLPPHEVLQLLDGLATEIDANQIATCAYAIHDPNEGRLVYASAGHLPLLVRDENGTVRRADEPTGPPLGTGGWMHASGSIPLGPGSTAVLYTDGLVERRNEDLDEGIAALERALAGATGTPQVVCDRLVRSAGVTPDHDDDVAVLVLQNPARKGPESELFRNAALELLGGVEAAPRARAFASGVLTSWRFPPDLHDLGVLATSELVANSLQHGTPPMRLRLRRTDRRLIVEVTDGDDHLPRRRRAEPGDESGRGIAIVATIASNWGSRRTPGGGKAVWCEFVLPKTSGA; encoded by the coding sequence GTGAACTTCACGCGCTGGAGCGCCCGGCTCCCCGGAACGCAGCGCCGCGCCGCAGCGCGGACCGAGCACACGGTCTCCCCGGACCGGCGGGGAGAGGGCTCCGTGCCCGCGGCCCGCGCCGAACGGCCCACCGACGACACGCGGCCCGTGCCGGCCGTCGACGAGCTGCGCGTGCGCGAGGTCCTGGACCACGTCCCCTCCCTCGTCGCCCTGGTCCACGGCCCCGACCACCGCATCGCCTACGTCAACGACGCCTACCGGACGGCCTTCGGCGACCGCCCGGTCGACGCCCCCGCGCGCGAGGCCCTCCCGGAGCTCGGCGAACTCGGCCTGCTGCCCCTCCTCGACCAGGTCCTGCGCAGCGGCAAGCCCCGCACGGTCAAGTCCCGCAAGGCCCCCGACGGCCGCTCCTACACCTTCACCTGCACCCCGGTCACCGGGGGCGGGGACGGCGGCCGCGGCGTGCTGGTCTTCGCCACCGACGTCACCGACCACGCCGAGGCCGCCGCACGCCTGCGCGCCAGCGAGCGCCGCCAGCGCGAGACGGCCGTCACCCTCCAGCGCTCCCTGCTCCCCCAGGAGCTCGAGGAACCCGACGACCTGCGCGTCGCCGCCACCTACCACCCCGGCGGCACCGAGGCGGCCGTCGGCGGCGACTGGTACGACGTGATCACCCTCGGCGGCGGCCGTACCGCCCTGGTCATCGGCGACGTCATGGGCAGGGGCGTGCGGGCCGCCGCGGTCATGGGGCAGCTCCGCACGGCCGTACGCGCCTACGCCCGGCTCGACCTCCCCCCGCACGAGGTCCTCCAGCTCCTCGACGGCCTGGCCACGGAGATCGACGCCAACCAGATCGCCACCTGCGCGTACGCCATCCACGACCCCAACGAGGGCCGCCTGGTGTACGCCTCCGCCGGCCACCTGCCCCTCCTGGTCCGCGACGAGAACGGCACCGTCCGGCGCGCCGACGAACCGACCGGCCCCCCGCTCGGCACCGGCGGCTGGATGCACGCCTCCGGCTCGATCCCCCTCGGCCCCGGCTCCACCGCCGTCCTCTACACGGACGGCCTGGTCGAGCGCCGCAACGAGGACCTGGACGAGGGCATCGCCGCCCTGGAGCGCGCCCTGGCCGGAGCCACCGGCACCCCCCAGGTGGTCTGCGACCGCCTGGTCCGCTCGGCCGGCGTGACCCCCGACCACGACGACGACGTCGCCGTCCTCGTCCTGCAGAACCCCGCCCGCAAGGGCCCGGAGAGCGAGCTGTTCCGCAACGCCGCCCTCGAACTCCTCGGCGGCGTCGAGGCGGCCCCCCGCGCGCGTGCCTTCGCCTCCGGCGTGCTGACCAGCTGGCGCTTCCCTCCCGACCTGCACGACCTGGGCGTCCTGGCCACCAGCGAACTGGTCGCCAACTCCCTCCAGCACGGCACGCCCCCCATGCGGCTGCGCCTGCGCCGCACCGACCGGCGCCTGATCGTCGAGGTCACCGACGGGGACGACCACCTGCCGAGACGCCGCCGCGCGGAGCCCGGCGACGAGTCCGGCCGGGGCATCGCCATCGTCGCGACGATCGCCTCCAACTGGGGCAGCCGACGCACCCCGGGCGGCGGCAAGGCGGTCTGGTGCGAGTTCGTCCTGCCGAAGACCTCCGGCGCCTAG
- a CDS encoding TetR/AcrR family transcriptional regulator, whose product MHVQDSHWSSASAVATGAAMSAPTGGGRAGGARTTPLRVDAQRNLEHVLRAAREVFGELGYGAPMEDVARRARVGVGTVYRRFPSKDVLVRRIAEEETSRLTDQARAALGQEDEPWSALSRFLRTSVASGAGRLLPPQVLRVGVAEEHGLPDHAHVPQQRTQPSAGELRLVPGEPAAAAPEDAGTAQLLDVVGKLVERARAAGELRPDVSVSDVLLVIATAAPSLPDAAQQAAASARLLDILLEGLRSRPA is encoded by the coding sequence ATGCATGTTCAGGACTCTCATTGGTCTTCCGCGTCCGCTGTCGCGACCGGCGCCGCGATGAGCGCGCCCACGGGCGGCGGACGTGCGGGCGGCGCGCGCACGACACCGCTGCGCGTGGACGCCCAGCGCAACCTCGAGCACGTGCTGCGCGCCGCGCGCGAGGTCTTCGGCGAGCTGGGCTACGGCGCGCCGATGGAGGACGTGGCGCGCCGGGCGCGGGTCGGCGTGGGCACGGTGTACCGGCGCTTCCCGAGCAAGGACGTCCTGGTGCGGCGGATCGCCGAGGAGGAGACCTCCCGGCTGACCGACCAGGCGCGTGCGGCGCTCGGCCAGGAGGACGAGCCGTGGTCGGCGCTGTCCCGCTTCCTGCGCACGTCGGTCGCCTCCGGCGCCGGGCGGCTGCTGCCGCCGCAGGTGCTGCGGGTGGGGGTGGCGGAGGAGCACGGTCTGCCGGACCACGCGCACGTGCCGCAGCAGCGGACCCAGCCGTCCGCGGGTGAACTGCGTCTGGTGCCCGGGGAGCCGGCGGCCGCCGCGCCCGAGGACGCCGGCACGGCGCAGCTCCTCGACGTGGTGGGCAAGCTGGTGGAACGGGCCCGTGCCGCGGGTGAACTCCGCCCCGACGTGTCGGTGTCGGATGTCCTCCTGGTGATCGCCACGGCCGCCCCCTCCCTGCCGGACGCGGCCCAGCAGGCGGCGGCCTCGGCCCGGCTGCTGGACATCCTGCTGGAGGGTCTGCGCTCGCGCCCGGCGTAG
- a CDS encoding PrsW family intramembrane metalloprotease, giving the protein MPPRSGGALRHAHWWQRPWVRYGAPAVLLALSGLVILALVREQTGTEGFLVGLGLAVLPVPLLMAAFRWLDRVEPGPWRNLLFSFAWGACAAALMAIVANSFATRWIARATADPAGADTLGATVIAPVVEETAKAAAVLLVFLFRRRDFTGILDGVVIAGVTATGFAFTENILYLGTAFGADQLTGDSGIASVTAATFFVRIVMSPFAHPLFTVFTGIGFGISALSPQRQRVRRVLLPLAGLLLAMGMHALWNGSSTLGDYGFLAVYLAFMVPMFGMLTWLVVWTRQRELRTVRTELPAYAVAGWLLPAEPFALGSMRARRVARRYARRYGGKEVARAVAQYEAYATSLAFLRHRGRLGRAGTDFVERERELLLELWRRREAARPALDHAARTTAPPVPVAVPPWPVHGMPGAHGMHEVHGTHGVHGVQGTRGTHGPQGYGQPQPHPYPPYQPNPYRF; this is encoded by the coding sequence CTGCCTCCGCGGTCCGGTGGTGCGCTCCGGCACGCGCACTGGTGGCAGCGGCCGTGGGTGCGCTACGGAGCGCCGGCCGTCCTGCTCGCGCTGTCCGGGCTGGTCATCCTCGCGCTGGTGCGCGAGCAGACCGGCACGGAGGGGTTCCTGGTCGGCCTGGGACTCGCGGTGCTGCCCGTACCGCTGCTCATGGCCGCCTTCCGGTGGCTGGACCGGGTGGAGCCGGGTCCTTGGCGGAACCTGCTGTTCTCCTTCGCCTGGGGCGCCTGCGCGGCGGCGCTCATGGCGATCGTGGCCAACAGTTTCGCCACCCGGTGGATAGCGAGGGCCACGGCCGATCCGGCGGGCGCGGACACGCTCGGCGCGACCGTCATAGCGCCCGTCGTGGAGGAGACCGCGAAGGCCGCCGCCGTGCTGCTGGTCTTCCTCTTCCGCAGACGCGACTTCACCGGGATCCTCGACGGCGTGGTGATAGCCGGGGTCACCGCCACCGGGTTCGCGTTCACCGAGAACATCCTCTACCTCGGCACCGCCTTCGGGGCCGATCAGCTGACCGGCGACAGCGGCATCGCCTCGGTCACCGCGGCGACCTTCTTCGTCCGCATCGTCATGTCGCCGTTCGCGCACCCGCTGTTCACCGTGTTCACCGGCATCGGGTTCGGGATCTCCGCGCTCTCACCGCAGCGGCAGCGGGTCCGGCGGGTGCTGCTGCCGCTGGCCGGGCTGCTGCTCGCGATGGGCATGCACGCGCTGTGGAACGGTTCCTCGACGCTGGGCGACTACGGCTTCCTCGCGGTGTACCTGGCGTTCATGGTGCCGATGTTCGGCATGCTGACCTGGCTGGTGGTGTGGACGCGGCAGCGCGAGCTGCGGACGGTGCGGACGGAGCTGCCGGCGTACGCGGTGGCCGGCTGGCTGCTGCCGGCGGAGCCGTTCGCGCTGGGCTCGATGCGCGCCCGGCGCGTCGCCCGGCGGTACGCGCGCCGGTACGGGGGGAAGGAGGTGGCGCGGGCGGTGGCGCAGTACGAGGCGTACGCGACCTCGCTGGCGTTCCTGCGGCACCGGGGGCGGCTCGGCCGGGCGGGGACGGACTTCGTCGAACGGGAGCGGGAGCTGCTGCTGGAGCTGTGGCGCCGCCGGGAGGCGGCCCGCCCGGCGCTGGACCACGCGGCCCGCACCACCGCGCCGCCGGTTCCGGTCGCCGTCCCGCCGTGGCCGGTGCACGGGATGCCCGGAGCACACGGGATGCACGAAGTGCACGGGACTCACGGGGTCCATGGAGTCCAGGGGACCCGGGGGACGCACGGGCCCCAGGGATACGGGCAGCCGCAGCCGCATCCGTACCCGCCGTACCAGCCGAACCCTTACCGCTTCTGA
- a CDS encoding MFS transporter has translation MSREQRGPNEKLGAVLALAGISNAGLARRVNDLGAQRGLTLRYDKTSVARWVSKGMVPQGAAPHLIAAAIGQKLGRPVPLHEIGLADADPAPEVGLAFPRDVGQAVKSATELYRLDLAGRRAGSGGIWQSLAGSFAVSAYATPASRWLITPADSSVAREANPSESPGAPIKVGHSDVRKLREAAEDARRWDSKYGGGDWRSSMVPECLRVEAAPLLLGSYSDDVGRSLFGAAAELTRLAGWMAFDTGQQEAAQRYYIQALRLARAAADVPLGGYVLASMSLQATYRGFGDEGVDLAQAALERNRGLATARTMSFFRLVEARAHARAGDAQAAGAALKAAEGWLERSRPGDSDPSWLGFYGYDRFAADAAECYRDLKAPRQVRRFTEQALSKPTEEFVRSHGLRLVVSAVAELESGNLDAACEQGVRAVEVAGRISSARTTEYVRDLLHRLEPYGDEPRVVELRERARPLLMASAG, from the coding sequence ATGTCCAGGGAGCAACGCGGGCCGAACGAAAAACTCGGCGCCGTTCTCGCCCTCGCGGGAATCTCCAACGCGGGCCTCGCGCGCCGCGTCAACGACCTCGGCGCGCAGCGGGGACTGACGCTTCGCTACGACAAGACGTCGGTGGCGCGCTGGGTGTCGAAGGGAATGGTGCCGCAGGGCGCGGCTCCGCACCTGATCGCCGCCGCCATCGGCCAGAAGCTGGGCCGCCCGGTGCCGCTCCACGAGATCGGCCTGGCGGACGCGGACCCCGCGCCCGAGGTGGGCCTCGCCTTCCCCCGGGACGTCGGGCAGGCGGTGAAGTCCGCGACGGAGCTGTACCGCCTGGACCTCGCCGGCCGCAGAGCGGGATCCGGCGGCATCTGGCAGTCGCTGGCCGGCTCCTTCGCGGTCAGCGCATACGCAACGCCCGCCTCACGGTGGCTGATAACCCCGGCCGACAGCTCGGTGGCGCGCGAGGCGAACCCGTCCGAGAGCCCCGGCGCACCGATCAAAGTCGGCCACAGCGATGTGCGGAAACTGCGCGAGGCCGCCGAGGACGCCCGCCGCTGGGACTCCAAGTACGGCGGCGGAGACTGGCGTTCGTCGATGGTCCCCGAGTGTCTGAGGGTCGAGGCGGCCCCGCTGCTGCTCGGCTCCTACTCCGACGACGTCGGCCGCTCGCTCTTCGGCGCCGCCGCCGAACTCACCCGCCTGGCGGGCTGGATGGCCTTCGACACCGGCCAGCAGGAGGCCGCCCAGCGCTACTACATCCAGGCCCTGCGCCTGGCCCGCGCCGCGGCGGACGTGCCGCTGGGGGGCTACGTCCTGGCGTCCATGTCCCTCCAGGCGACCTACCGCGGCTTCGGCGACGAGGGCGTGGACCTCGCCCAGGCCGCGCTGGAGCGCAACCGGGGCCTGGCCACCGCCCGCACCATGAGCTTCTTCCGCCTCGTCGAGGCCCGCGCGCACGCACGTGCGGGAGACGCCCAGGCCGCCGGCGCCGCGCTGAAGGCGGCGGAGGGGTGGCTGGAGCGCTCCCGTCCCGGTGACAGTGACCCGTCCTGGCTCGGCTTCTACGGCTACGACCGGTTCGCCGCCGACGCCGCGGAGTGCTACCGCGACCTCAAGGCGCCCCGCCAGGTCCGCCGCTTCACCGAGCAGGCGCTGTCGAAGCCGACGGAGGAGTTCGTGCGCTCGCACGGCCTGAGGCTGGTCGTCTCGGCGGTCGCCGAGCTGGAGTCGGGCAACCTGGACGCGGCCTGCGAACAGGGCGTCCGCGCGGTGGAGGTGGCGGGCCGCATCTCGTCGGCCCGCACCACCGAGTACGTCAGGGACCTCCTGCACCGTCTGGAGCCCTACGGCGACGAACCCCGCGTGGTCGAGCTGCGCGAGCGCGCCCGTCCGCTCCTGATGGCCTCGGCCGGGTGA
- the trmB gene encoding tRNA (guanosine(46)-N7)-methyltransferase TrmB: MSDSVNTSEAPHPAHAHAPGVSIRRTRAKGEPRFPDGPKADPAGSHFERRIRSFQPRRSRVTAGQADALQRLWPRWGFDIDGRHRLDLAEFFGNDNPVVLEIGFGMGEATAAMAAADPATNILAVDVHTPGQGNLLNLADQQGLTNVRVGNGDAIILLREMLAPDSLDGLRVYFPDPWPKKRHHKRRLIQPAFLSLAATRLRPGVVLHCATDWEPYAEQMLEVLTAHPDFENTRADGGFAPRPAFRPLTRFEGQGLDKGHVVNDLLFRRVQHGDRPGALHSDPSSTGA; encoded by the coding sequence GTGTCTGACTCCGTGAACACCTCCGAAGCCCCGCACCCCGCGCACGCGCACGCGCCCGGTGTGTCGATCCGCCGTACCCGGGCCAAGGGGGAGCCGCGGTTCCCGGACGGGCCGAAGGCCGACCCGGCCGGGTCGCACTTCGAGCGGCGCATCCGGAGTTTCCAGCCGCGCCGCAGCCGGGTGACCGCCGGGCAGGCGGACGCGCTGCAGCGGCTGTGGCCCCGGTGGGGCTTCGACATCGACGGCCGGCACCGGCTCGACCTCGCGGAGTTCTTCGGCAACGACAACCCGGTGGTCCTGGAGATCGGCTTCGGCATGGGCGAGGCCACCGCGGCGATGGCCGCCGCCGACCCGGCCACCAACATCCTCGCCGTGGACGTCCACACCCCCGGCCAGGGCAACCTCCTCAACCTCGCCGACCAGCAGGGCCTGACCAACGTCCGCGTCGGCAACGGCGACGCGATCATCCTCCTGCGCGAGATGCTCGCCCCCGACTCCCTCGACGGGCTGCGCGTCTACTTCCCGGACCCGTGGCCCAAGAAGCGGCACCACAAGCGGCGGCTGATCCAGCCCGCGTTCCTCTCCCTGGCGGCCACCCGGCTCAGGCCGGGCGTGGTGCTGCACTGCGCCACCGACTGGGAGCCGTACGCCGAGCAGATGCTCGAGGTGCTGACCGCGCACCCCGACTTCGAGAACACCCGGGCCGACGGCGGTTTCGCGCCGCGTCCGGCGTTCCGGCCGCTGACCCGTTTCGAGGGCCAGGGACTGGACAAGGGTCATGTCGTGAACGACCTGCTCTTCCGTCGCGTACAGCACGGTGACCGACCCGGAGCGCTCCACTCCGACCCGTCCTCCACCGGCGCCTGA
- a CDS encoding asparagine synthase-related protein: MRWLVGWSSAAAGAVGFGSAGATGADGETVQPVGSQLLWGDPDPLWAVGDWRPDEVRVVTADAQTRIAVLGICGASDEQLRVALFAARGGALRHLTAWPGSYTAVVQVGRRITVCGDLAGARPVFHTPWAGGTAYATAALPLADLVEANLDFGHLAALLAAPDVPAALHDSTPYDGVKRVPPGHALILRAGAREVAGYEPVASLAVAAPPADPDRAVDAVRDALVEAVRTRLAAPRHVPGADIDPGPVPGMGPAERRAARGMPVPGIGADLSGGPASGTLALLAAGLPGMPGTVLGHGTGAGERLLAVTFNDLATAGGAGGGRDDDELERAGALAANPRLHHVVVAGGEETLPYVDLDGPLTDEPGPSLVSAARHRARLAAGSADHFTGYGARQVLDAHPARLADLLMDRKRRHLVRPVAALAKADGSVMVPARVYAAARRLARTPYRAGLEGLAERLLRRRLDDDGPGGAGDASLAALTWGRPGPAARWLTGEALAEVSVRLQASTWRSEVGPGQRPGDFRARAALARHAADLRVLEQAAEIRSQRLHAPFLDNQVVRACRGLPEALRVRPGARASILRSVLEGAGVRELPAGWGAPTSRAAAATAARTGLRVAADGLMALFDTPLLAEAGLVEARVVRKALRAAAEGEPLPLDGLAELVALELWLRRLLARRGTCWTGTPARQRAVPGGIAPQRGALGAGAAGGRRA, from the coding sequence ATGCGGTGGTTGGTGGGATGGAGCAGCGCCGCCGCGGGAGCCGTGGGGTTCGGCTCCGCCGGTGCCACCGGGGCCGACGGCGAGACCGTGCAGCCCGTGGGCTCCCAGCTGTTGTGGGGCGACCCCGACCCGCTGTGGGCGGTCGGCGACTGGCGCCCCGACGAGGTGCGCGTGGTCACCGCCGACGCCCAGACCCGGATCGCCGTCCTCGGCATCTGCGGCGCGTCCGACGAACAGCTGCGCGTCGCGCTGTTCGCCGCGCGCGGCGGGGCGCTGAGGCACCTCACCGCCTGGCCGGGCAGCTACACCGCCGTCGTGCAGGTGGGCCGCCGGATCACCGTCTGCGGCGACCTCGCGGGCGCCCGGCCGGTGTTCCACACCCCCTGGGCCGGCGGCACGGCGTACGCCACCGCCGCGTTGCCGCTCGCCGATCTCGTCGAGGCCAACCTCGACTTCGGGCACCTCGCCGCGCTGCTCGCCGCGCCCGACGTACCGGCCGCGCTGCACGACTCGACCCCGTACGACGGGGTGAAGCGCGTCCCGCCGGGGCACGCGCTGATCCTGCGCGCGGGGGCGCGCGAGGTCGCCGGGTACGAACCCGTCGCCTCGCTCGCGGTCGCGGCGCCTCCCGCCGACCCCGACCGGGCGGTGGACGCGGTGCGGGACGCGCTCGTCGAGGCCGTGCGGACGCGGCTGGCCGCGCCCCGGCACGTTCCGGGGGCGGACATCGACCCCGGCCCCGTCCCGGGGATGGGGCCCGCGGAGCGGCGCGCGGCGCGCGGGATGCCGGTGCCGGGGATCGGGGCCGACCTGTCCGGGGGACCGGCGTCCGGGACGCTGGCGCTGCTGGCGGCGGGACTGCCCGGGATGCCGGGGACCGTGCTGGGGCACGGCACCGGCGCGGGGGAGCGGCTGCTGGCCGTCACCTTCAACGACCTCGCGACGGCGGGCGGCGCGGGCGGGGGGCGGGACGACGACGAACTGGAGCGGGCCGGGGCGCTGGCGGCCAACCCCCGGCTGCACCACGTCGTGGTCGCGGGCGGGGAGGAGACCCTCCCCTACGTCGATCTGGACGGTCCGCTGACCGACGAGCCGGGACCCTCGCTGGTGTCGGCCGCGCGGCACCGGGCGCGGCTGGCGGCGGGCAGCGCCGACCACTTCACGGGGTACGGGGCGAGGCAGGTGCTGGACGCGCATCCGGCTCGCCTCGCCGACCTGCTGATGGACCGCAAGCGGCGGCACCTGGTGCGGCCGGTCGCCGCGCTGGCCAAGGCGGACGGTTCCGTGATGGTCCCCGCGCGCGTGTACGCGGCGGCCCGCCGGCTGGCGCGCACGCCGTACCGGGCGGGGCTGGAGGGCCTCGCGGAGCGGCTGCTGCGCCGGCGGCTGGACGACGACGGCCCCGGGGGCGCGGGGGACGCCTCGCTGGCGGCGCTGACCTGGGGGAGACCCGGGCCGGCGGCGCGGTGGCTGACCGGTGAGGCACTGGCTGAAGTATCGGTTCGCCTCCAGGCGTCCACGTGGCGGTCCGAGGTGGGGCCGGGGCAGCGGCCCGGTGACTTCCGGGCGCGTGCGGCACTGGCCCGGCACGCGGCGGACCTGCGGGTGCTGGAGCAGGCCGCCGAGATCCGGTCCCAGCGGCTGCACGCGCCGTTCCTCGACAACCAGGTCGTGCGGGCGTGCCGGGGACTGCCGGAGGCGCTGCGGGTGCGGCCGGGGGCGCGGGCGTCGATCCTGCGGTCGGTGCTGGAGGGGGCGGGCGTGCGGGAGCTGCCGGCCGGGTGGGGGGCGCCGACGTCCCGGGCCGCCGCGGCGACCGCGGCGCGCACGGGACTGCGGGTGGCGGCGGACGGGCTGATGGCGTTGTTCGACACGCCGCTGCTGGCGGAGGCGGGGCTGGTCGAGGCGCGGGTGGTGCGCAAGGCGCTGCGCGCGGCGGCGGAGGGGGAACCGCTGCCGCTGGACGGACTGGCGGAGCTGGTCGCGCTGGAGCTGTGGCTGCGGCGGCTGCTGGCGCGCAGGGGGACGTGCTGGACGGGGACGCCGGCACGGCAGCGGGCGGTGCCGGGCGGGATCGCGCCGCAGCGGGGGGCGCTGGGGGCGGGAGCCGCCGGAGGACGGCGAGCGTAG
- the lhgO gene encoding L-2-hydroxyglutarate oxidase: protein MHYRSREVVQVRRTYDCDVLVIGGGIVGLSTAYAITRAAPGTRVTVLEKEPGPARHQTGRNSGVIHSGVYYRPGSLKARYAVRGAAEMVKFCAEYDIPHAVTGKLIVATTRDELPRLHALAQRGRENGLTVRELGAAQIAEYEPEVEGLAAIHVDTTGICDFTAVARHLARASGAEVRHGARVTRVDRRPERGVAVRTASGDVVRGRVLVNCAGLHCDEIARLTGDEPGVRIVPFRGEYYELARPELVRGLVYPVPDPAFPFLGVHLTRGIDGGVHVGPNAVPALAREGYDRRTVRPRELAATLTWPGSWRLARRHWRYGAGELHRSLSKAAFTRAVRRLLPAVREEDLVPAPAGVRAQAVLRDGTLVDDFLIQESPRAVHVLNAPSPAATASLPIGREVARRALAELAARAR from the coding sequence GTGCACTATCGGAGCCGGGAGGTGGTGCAGGTGCGGCGGACGTACGACTGCGACGTGCTGGTGATCGGGGGCGGGATCGTCGGGCTGTCGACGGCGTACGCGATCACCCGCGCGGCGCCGGGCACGCGGGTCACCGTGCTGGAGAAGGAGCCCGGCCCCGCCCGGCACCAGACCGGCCGCAACAGCGGCGTCATCCACAGCGGCGTCTACTACCGCCCCGGCTCGCTCAAGGCCCGGTACGCGGTGCGCGGCGCCGCCGAGATGGTCAAGTTCTGCGCGGAGTACGACATCCCGCACGCCGTGACGGGCAAGCTGATCGTCGCCACGACCCGCGACGAGCTGCCGCGCCTGCACGCCCTGGCCCAGCGCGGCCGGGAGAACGGCCTCACGGTCCGCGAACTGGGCGCCGCGCAGATCGCGGAGTACGAGCCGGAGGTCGAGGGCCTGGCGGCCATCCACGTGGACACCACCGGCATCTGCGACTTCACCGCCGTGGCCCGGCACCTGGCCCGGGCCTCGGGCGCGGAGGTCCGCCACGGGGCGCGGGTCACCCGCGTCGACCGCCGGCCCGAGCGCGGGGTCGCCGTCCGCACCGCCTCCGGCGACGTCGTGCGCGGCCGGGTGCTGGTGAACTGCGCCGGGCTGCACTGCGACGAGATCGCCCGCCTCACGGGGGACGAGCCCGGTGTGCGCATCGTGCCCTTCCGGGGCGAGTACTACGAGCTGGCCCGGCCGGAGCTGGTCCGGGGCCTGGTCTACCCGGTGCCCGACCCGGCGTTCCCCTTCCTCGGCGTCCACCTCACGCGCGGCATCGACGGCGGCGTCCACGTCGGCCCCAACGCGGTGCCGGCCCTGGCCCGCGAGGGCTACGACCGGCGCACGGTGCGTCCGCGCGAGCTGGCGGCGACCCTGACCTGGCCGGGCTCCTGGCGGCTGGCCCGCCGCCACTGGCGGTACGGCGCCGGCGAGCTGCACCGCTCCCTGTCCAAGGCCGCCTTCACCCGGGCCGTGCGCCGGCTCCTGCCCGCGGTGCGGGAGGAGGACCTGGTGCCGGCGCCGGCCGGGGTGCGCGCCCAGGCGGTGCTGCGGGACGGCACCCTGGTCGACGACTTCCTGATCCAGGAGAGCCCCCGGGCGGTCCACGTGCTCAACGCGCCCTCGCCCGCGGCGACGGCGTCCCTGCCGATCGGGCGGGAGGTCGCGCGGCGGGCGCTGGCGGAGCTGGCGGCACGGGCACGGTGA
- a CDS encoding NAD(P)/FAD-dependent oxidoreductase — translation MVKERARILVVGGGYVGMYTALRLQRKLKRELGRGEAEITVVTPDPYMTYQPFLPEAAAGAISPRHVVVPLRRVLDRCHVVIGEATAVEHARRTATVTTLATEEEGTGGRRLAYDELVLAPGSVSRTLPIPGLADHGIGFKTVEEAIGLRNHVLEQMDIASSTRDPALRDAALTFVFVGGGYAGVEALGELEDMARYATRYYHNIRPEDMKWILVEASDRILPEVGEEMGRYTVTELRRRNIDVRLETRLESCADRVAVLSDGSRFPTRTVVWTAGVKPHPVLAASDLPLNDRGRLKCTAELAVEGAAHAWAAGDAAAVPDVTAAEPARECAPNAQHALRQARVLGDNIAHSLRGEPLETYAHKYAGSVASLGLHKGVAQVYGRRIKGYPAWFMHRTYHLSRVPTFNRKARVAAEWTLAGLFKREIVSLGSLEHPRAEFELAAGEKPSQDPPRDPKGSS, via the coding sequence ATGGTGAAGGAACGTGCGCGCATTCTCGTTGTCGGCGGCGGCTACGTCGGGATGTACACGGCCCTGCGCCTGCAGCGGAAGCTGAAACGGGAACTCGGACGGGGCGAGGCGGAGATCACGGTCGTCACCCCGGATCCGTACATGACGTACCAGCCCTTCCTCCCCGAGGCGGCCGCCGGCGCCATCTCCCCCCGGCACGTCGTCGTACCGCTGCGCCGCGTCCTCGACCGGTGCCACGTCGTCATCGGCGAGGCCACCGCCGTCGAGCACGCGAGGCGCACGGCGACCGTCACGACGCTCGCCACCGAGGAGGAGGGCACCGGGGGACGGCGGCTCGCGTACGACGAGCTGGTGCTCGCCCCCGGTTCCGTGTCGCGCACGCTGCCGATCCCCGGCCTCGCCGACCACGGCATCGGCTTCAAGACCGTCGAGGAGGCCATCGGGCTGCGCAACCACGTCCTCGAGCAGATGGACATCGCCTCCTCCACCCGCGACCCGGCCCTGCGGGACGCCGCCCTCACCTTCGTCTTCGTCGGCGGCGGGTACGCCGGCGTCGAGGCGCTCGGCGAGCTGGAGGACATGGCCCGCTACGCCACGCGGTACTACCACAACATCCGGCCCGAGGACATGAAGTGGATCCTCGTCGAGGCCTCGGACCGCATCCTGCCCGAGGTCGGCGAGGAGATGGGCCGCTACACGGTCACCGAGCTGCGCCGCCGCAACATCGACGTACGCCTCGAGACCCGCCTGGAGTCCTGCGCCGACCGGGTCGCCGTGCTCAGCGACGGCTCCCGCTTCCCCACCCGCACGGTCGTGTGGACGGCCGGGGTCAAGCCGCACCCCGTCCTCGCCGCCTCCGACCTGCCGCTGAACGACCGGGGGCGGCTGAAGTGCACCGCCGAACTGGCCGTCGAGGGCGCCGCGCACGCGTGGGCGGCCGGAGACGCCGCCGCCGTCCCCGACGTCACCGCCGCGGAACCCGCCCGGGAGTGCGCCCCCAACGCCCAGCACGCCCTGCGCCAGGCCCGGGTCCTCGGCGACAACATCGCGCACTCCCTGCGCGGCGAGCCCCTGGAGACCTACGCCCACAAGTACGCCGGTTCCGTCGCCTCCCTGGGCCTGCACAAGGGCGTCGCCCAGGTCTACGGGCGCAGGATCAAGGGCTACCCCGCGTGGTTCATGCACCGCACCTACCACCTCAGCCGGGTCCCCACCTTCAACCGCAAGGCGCGCGTGGCCGCCGAGTGGACCCTCGCCGGGCTCTTCAAACGGGAGATCGTCTCCCTGGGGTCACTCGAACACCCGCGCGCGGAGTTCGAACTGGCGGCCGGTGAAAAGCCTTCTCAGGACCCCCCGCGCGACCCGAAGGGGTCGTCCTGA